In one Roseburia intestinalis L1-82 genomic region, the following are encoded:
- a CDS encoding phosphoribosylanthranilate isomerase produces MESIKQKVPQIKICGITQDEEIQWLNEADVSYAGFVLYEKSCRYIPISKTQELFEKLNDSIKKVAVAVSPDVTMVKQVMDAGFDILQVHGNLTEEVLAVTEIPVWQAVNLTDANIFEELVREYRDLSIDEKITALLMDAKEFGSGKTFGWDAYERDEGKEMLRQLRQILEKEQIQFVLAGGLTPDNVSRGIDIFSPDIVDVSSGVEKEPGQGTGKDREKIQKFVRNMHSIV; encoded by the coding sequence GTGGAAAGCATAAAACAGAAAGTTCCACAGATCAAAATCTGTGGGATCACGCAGGATGAGGAAATACAATGGCTGAATGAAGCGGATGTTTCCTATGCAGGATTTGTTTTATATGAAAAAAGCTGCCGTTACATTCCAATCAGTAAAACACAAGAATTGTTTGAAAAATTAAATGACAGTATAAAAAAGGTAGCTGTCGCAGTAAGCCCGGATGTGACGATGGTAAAACAAGTTATGGATGCGGGGTTTGATATCCTGCAGGTGCATGGCAATCTGACAGAGGAAGTCCTCGCAGTGACAGAGATCCCGGTCTGGCAGGCAGTCAATCTTACGGATGCGAATATATTTGAGGAACTAGTGAGGGAATATAGAGATTTATCCATAGATGAAAAAATCACGGCACTTCTCATGGATGCCAAAGAGTTTGGAAGCGGAAAAACCTTTGGATGGGATGCATATGAGAGAGACGAGGGCAAAGAAATGCTAAGGCAGTTACGACAGATACTTGAGAAAGAACAAATCCAGTTTGTACTTGCAGGAGGTCTTACCCCGGATAACGTCAGCCGGGGGATAGATATTTTTTCACCGGATATCGTGGATGTCAGTTCGGGTGTGGAAAAAGAACCTGGACAGGGAACCGGAAAAGACAGGGAAAAAATACAGAAATTTGTGCGGAACATGCATTCTATTGTTTAG
- the trpE gene encoding anthranilate synthase component I, with the protein MEIGMKRIYRVYKKTVSIVNETATGMYRNLVGKKKGFLLESYDKNYDRYTFFGVEPEEIISSKGQSLVITKKDGTEDVREGNPLTLLKEYYNEFEIRKDNEELNFSGGLVGSVGYDFVRYSEVLPEENPDEIGIETVQLMLMKEFIVVDHVAETLTAVILESDDETGKETAAKKAAELIKTAMQEQKESEVRLFPDGVITKKSDTLEEYSEKVNKIKQYIRDGHIFQTVLSQRWTIATGQDGFDLYCELRELNPSPYLYYFNFGDFEVIGSSPEMLVKQQGNRVFTCPIAGTRPRGKTKEEDDRLHRELLADEKERAEHVMLVDLARNDMGRITEFGTVKVTDFMSVKNYSHVMHIVSMVEGRKKGSFHPFDLLASFLPAGTLSGAPKIRAMEIIEELESVRRGLYGGATGYVDFSGDMDFCITIRTMIKKGKNVYLQAGAGIVADSVPENEYKECCNKVMALAKTLVEEENL; encoded by the coding sequence ATGGAGATTGGGATGAAAAGAATTTACAGAGTTTACAAAAAGACAGTCAGTATTGTAAATGAGACAGCAACCGGGATGTACCGGAATCTGGTGGGAAAGAAAAAAGGATTTTTGTTAGAGAGTTATGACAAGAATTATGACCGCTATACATTTTTCGGCGTAGAACCGGAAGAGATCATTTCCTCGAAGGGACAGTCACTGGTGATTACAAAAAAAGATGGTACCGAGGATGTAAGGGAGGGAAATCCGCTTACATTATTAAAAGAATATTATAACGAATTTGAAATCCGGAAGGACAATGAGGAACTGAATTTTTCGGGAGGTCTTGTGGGAAGTGTTGGTTATGACTTCGTGAGATACAGTGAGGTGCTGCCGGAAGAAAACCCGGATGAGATCGGGATTGAGACGGTTCAGCTTATGCTGATGAAAGAATTCATTGTGGTTGATCATGTGGCAGAAACACTGACCGCGGTGATCTTAGAATCCGATGATGAGACAGGAAAAGAAACGGCAGCGAAAAAAGCAGCAGAATTGATCAAAACTGCCATGCAGGAACAGAAAGAATCAGAAGTAAGACTGTTTCCGGATGGAGTGATCACGAAAAAGTCAGATACTTTAGAGGAATACAGTGAAAAGGTAAATAAGATCAAACAGTATATCCGCGACGGGCATATTTTCCAGACCGTATTATCACAGCGCTGGACGATCGCGACGGGACAGGATGGATTTGATCTGTACTGCGAACTCCGTGAGCTAAACCCATCTCCATATCTTTATTATTTTAATTTTGGAGATTTTGAAGTGATTGGAAGTTCCCCGGAGATGCTGGTCAAACAACAGGGGAATAGGGTATTTACCTGCCCGATCGCCGGAACAAGACCAAGGGGAAAGACAAAGGAAGAAGATGACAGACTGCACAGGGAATTGCTTGCCGATGAAAAAGAACGTGCCGAACATGTCATGTTAGTTGATCTGGCCCGCAATGATATGGGACGCATCACAGAGTTTGGTACGGTAAAAGTTACAGACTTTATGAGCGTAAAAAATTATTCACATGTCATGCATATCGTCTCGATGGTCGAGGGACGCAAGAAAGGCAGTTTTCACCCGTTTGATCTGCTGGCATCCTTCCTCCCGGCAGGAACTTTGAGCGGAGCACCAAAGATCAGGGCGATGGAGATTATCGAAGAACTGGAGAGTGTGAGAAGAGGCCTTTACGGTGGTGCAACCGGATATGTGGATTTTTCCGGCGATATGGATTTCTGTATCACGATCCGTACGATGATCAAAAAAGGAAAAAACGTTTATTTACAGGCAGGAGCCGGAATCGTTGCAGATTCTGTTCCGGAAAATGAATACAAAGAATGTTGTAACAAGGTCATGGCTCTGGCAAAAACCCTTGTGGAGGAGGAAAACTTATGA
- a CDS encoding alpha-galactosidase, translated as MITVENQLFSLHTRHTSYLFRVMETGHLEHLYYGRKIHPAIDGLMEQHAFAPGNTNIYDSEHLQFSLEDACLEMSSFGKGDIREPFVELTLSDGSETSDFLFEKFEQGTGKEEFETLPGSYDESGEVEWLGVTLRDKNSGVILELHYYVYEDCDVITRSAKLINESGDVVKLNRLMSLQLDLEPSDYVFTTFHGAWAREMGRTDVRLVPGKYVNASYTGTSSSRDNPFVMLGKEHTTEDAGECFGFNLIYSGNHYEAAEVGSFGKVRIVSGINPQSFCFTLESGESFEAPEAVMTYASDGYNAMSQNMHRFVREHIVRGTWKKKERPVLLNSWEAAYFDINERKLLSLAKAGKEAGIELFVMDDGWFAKRDNDTRSLGDWQPNPKKLPGGLKGIADKIRAIGMDFGIWVEPEMVNVDSDLYRSHPDWVIEIPGKAHSEGRNQRILDLTRKDVQDHIIEEMGRVFSSADISYVKWDMNRTFSDYFSQSIRPERQGEVAHRYVMGLYRCMRELTKRFPDILFEGCAAGGNRFDLGMLCYFPQIWASDDTDALCRAEIQTGYSYGYPMSVISAHVSGCPNHQTLRTTPLETRFAVAAFGLLGYECNFCDLKKEESEAIKAQIILYKKWRSVLQQGIFYRGRSFTGNGRGNAFGKNSVLWNDDSNVTEWTCVSPDQSKAVGFVMQKLVVPNTQFGYYKPQGLCEEKKYHFYNRSLKYNVKEFGDLVNTVSPIHIRQDSIAHNLVAKFVKMDGEKENITAYGDTLMYGGVKLKQAFSGNGYNENVRYFQDFGARMYFMEEAFEDHTL; from the coding sequence ATGATCACAGTCGAAAACCAGTTATTTTCCCTGCATACCAGACATACTTCTTATCTGTTCCGTGTCATGGAAACCGGACATTTGGAGCACTTATATTATGGAAGAAAAATTCATCCAGCCATAGACGGATTGATGGAACAGCATGCATTTGCGCCGGGTAATACCAATATTTATGACAGTGAACATCTGCAGTTTTCCTTAGAGGACGCATGTCTTGAGATGTCCTCTTTCGGGAAAGGCGATATCAGGGAGCCTTTTGTGGAACTGACACTTTCCGATGGAAGCGAAACGTCTGATTTCCTGTTTGAAAAATTTGAACAGGGAACCGGAAAGGAAGAATTTGAGACACTTCCGGGATCGTATGATGAGTCCGGTGAGGTGGAGTGGCTTGGTGTGACACTGCGCGATAAAAACAGCGGAGTCATATTAGAACTCCATTATTATGTCTATGAGGACTGTGATGTGATCACAAGGAGCGCAAAACTCATCAATGAGAGCGGGGATGTGGTAAAGTTAAACCGCCTGATGAGCCTGCAGCTTGATTTAGAACCGTCCGACTATGTGTTTACAACATTTCACGGGGCTTGGGCACGTGAAATGGGGCGCACGGACGTACGGCTGGTGCCGGGAAAATATGTAAACGCCTCTTACACGGGAACGTCGTCGAGCCGTGACAATCCGTTTGTGATGCTTGGAAAAGAACATACCACGGAGGATGCGGGGGAATGTTTTGGATTTAATCTGATCTACAGCGGCAATCACTATGAGGCGGCGGAGGTCGGCAGTTTTGGAAAAGTAAGAATCGTATCCGGGATCAATCCGCAGTCGTTCTGTTTTACACTTGAGTCAGGGGAGAGTTTTGAGGCGCCGGAGGCGGTAATGACCTACGCATCAGACGGATATAATGCCATGAGCCAGAATATGCACCGTTTTGTGCGGGAGCACATTGTGAGGGGAACCTGGAAGAAAAAGGAGCGCCCGGTGCTCTTAAACAGCTGGGAGGCAGCCTATTTTGACATTAATGAAAGAAAACTGCTCTCACTTGCAAAAGCGGGAAAAGAGGCGGGCATTGAGCTTTTCGTCATGGATGACGGCTGGTTTGCAAAACGTGATAATGACACGAGATCGTTAGGAGACTGGCAGCCAAATCCAAAGAAACTGCCGGGCGGTTTAAAGGGGATTGCAGATAAGATCAGGGCGATTGGCATGGATTTTGGAATCTGGGTGGAGCCTGAGATGGTCAATGTGGACAGTGATCTCTACCGCAGCCATCCGGACTGGGTGATCGAGATTCCGGGAAAGGCGCACTCGGAAGGGCGCAATCAGAGGATCCTTGATCTGACCAGAAAGGACGTGCAGGATCATATCATTGAGGAGATGGGCAGAGTATTTTCCTCCGCGGACATTTCCTATGTAAAATGGGATATGAACCGCACATTTTCGGATTATTTTTCACAGAGTATCCGTCCTGAAAGGCAGGGGGAGGTGGCACACCGGTATGTGATGGGACTTTACCGCTGCATGAGGGAGCTGACAAAGAGATTCCCGGACATCCTGTTTGAGGGCTGTGCTGCGGGTGGAAACCGTTTTGACCTTGGTATGCTCTGTTATTTCCCACAGATCTGGGCGAGCGATGATACAGATGCGCTCTGCCGTGCCGAGATCCAGACCGGGTACAGCTACGGCTACCCGATGTCCGTGATAAGCGCACATGTCTCCGGCTGCCCAAATCATCAGACACTGCGCACGACACCGCTTGAAACACGTTTTGCGGTAGCGGCGTTTGGACTGCTCGGATATGAGTGCAATTTCTGTGATCTGAAAAAAGAAGAGTCAGAAGCCATCAAAGCGCAGATCATTCTTTACAAAAAATGGCGCAGTGTGCTGCAACAGGGAATTTTTTACCGTGGCAGGAGTTTTACAGGGAACGGCAGAGGAAATGCGTTTGGAAAAAACAGTGTCCTCTGGAATGATGACAGCAATGTGACGGAATGGACGTGCGTCTCGCCGGATCAGTCGAAGGCGGTCGGCTTCGTCATGCAAAAGCTTGTCGTGCCAAACACGCAGTTCGGGTACTATAAACCACAGGGACTCTGTGAGGAAAAGAAGTATCATTTTTATAACCGTTCTTTAAAATATAATGTCAAAGAGTTCGGGGATCTGGTTAACACCGTATCACCGATCCATATCAGACAGGACTCCATTGCGCACAATCTGGTTGCAAAGTTTGTGAAAATGGACGGGGAAAAGGAGAATATTACGGCATACGGGGATACCCTGATGTATGGCGGCGTGAAGTTGAAACAGGCATTTTCCGGCAATGGATATAATGAGAATGTGAGATATTTTCAGGATTTCGGGGCGCGGATGTATTTTATGGAAGAGGCTTTCGAAGATCATACTCTATGA
- a CDS encoding DUF6937 domain-containing protein has protein sequence MTERSKQIFGNDIAPGAYKKAVRSKQKFIRKFGDDSTKIYPTSIQANPYIGPELGVSDIRVGEEGTADFNTEKGIIVGNIRMGFGHYRISMAIASAAHALGYEPYWMDLNSYGQTTCTKVIGAQNDLYSMGSRLSQKSRLFNRLVWEPMNYEGFRKLTYNAADQKNAELMAPVYANIPKDIPVVATHVWPAQAALHAGMKYVVNAIPDNWQMALHLAEGSIHTVQTHYAYQGYRILNGMQGNDVLNPMPEDALFYTGHYIDHELVSNIETDCAARKQRKEEGKPMRFLLTIGGAGAQKEIFAEIIRFLLPQIKEKKAALYVNVGDYRNVWEELLKEIPEMGHYAKEHFNDWEDTKKFAEDALNKDVIGIHGFWHENIFEAVYCTNLLMRSCDVLVTKPSELSFYPVPKLFIRRVGGHEQWGAIHSAEIGDGTLECRDIPHTLQMMKLFLEEKTLLCDMCDNIVKNKEAGIYDGAYKVVELAFSMKQKKF, from the coding sequence ATGACAGAACGATCAAAACAGATTTTTGGAAACGACATTGCACCGGGTGCCTATAAAAAAGCAGTCCGGTCAAAGCAGAAATTTATCCGTAAATTCGGAGATGACAGCACAAAAATTTATCCGACCTCGATTCAGGCAAATCCGTATATCGGACCGGAGCTCGGTGTTTCAGATATCCGTGTAGGCGAAGAAGGCACAGCGGATTTTAATACGGAAAAAGGAATCATTGTCGGAAACATCCGTATGGGATTTGGTCATTACCGCATTTCCATGGCGATCGCTTCCGCAGCACATGCGCTGGGGTATGAACCGTACTGGATGGATTTAAATTCCTACGGACAGACCACCTGTACCAAAGTGATCGGTGCGCAGAATGATCTTTACTCCATGGGTTCCCGTCTGTCACAGAAGAGCAGACTCTTTAACCGTCTGGTGTGGGAGCCGATGAACTATGAGGGATTTCGCAAACTGACCTACAATGCAGCAGATCAGAAAAATGCAGAATTGATGGCTCCGGTGTATGCGAATATCCCAAAGGATATCCCGGTCGTCGCAACGCATGTGTGGCCGGCGCAGGCTGCGCTTCACGCCGGAATGAAATATGTGGTCAATGCGATCCCGGACAACTGGCAGATGGCGCTTCATTTAGCGGAAGGCAGCATTCACACGGTGCAGACGCACTATGCATACCAGGGGTACCGCATTTTAAACGGAATGCAGGGGAATGATGTGTTGAATCCGATGCCGGAAGATGCTCTTTTTTATACCGGACATTATATCGACCATGAGCTTGTCAGCAATATCGAGACGGACTGCGCAGCGAGAAAACAGAGAAAAGAGGAGGGAAAACCGATGCGTTTTCTCCTGACGATCGGCGGTGCCGGTGCACAGAAAGAAATTTTTGCAGAGATCATCCGTTTTTTGCTGCCACAGATCAAAGAAAAGAAAGCGGCGCTTTATGTCAATGTCGGTGATTACCGCAATGTCTGGGAGGAACTTTTAAAGGAAATCCCGGAGATGGGACATTATGCGAAAGAACATTTTAACGACTGGGAGGATACGAAAAAATTTGCGGAGGATGCGCTTAACAAAGATGTCATCGGAATCCACGGCTTCTGGCATGAAAATATTTTTGAAGCGGTATACTGCACGAATCTTCTGATGCGAAGCTGCGATGTGCTCGTCACAAAGCCGAGTGAACTTTCATTTTATCCGGTGCCGAAACTATTTATCAGACGTGTTGGAGGACACGAGCAGTGGGGAGCAATCCATTCCGCGGAGATCGGTGATGGCACATTAGAGTGCAGGGATATCCCGCACACGCTTCAGATGATGAAACTGTTTCTGGAAGAAAAAACACTGCTCTGCGATATGTGCGACAACATTGTAAAAAATAAAGAAGCCGGAATCTACGACGGGGCGTATAAGGTCGTGGAACTTGCATTTTCGATGAAGCAGAAAAAATTTTAG
- the yqeC gene encoding selenium cofactor biosynthesis protein YqeC, producing the protein MSYIISYVGAGGKTSSIYQDAAAFVNEGKKVMITTTTHMYVPKDRVFIDGREKSCEKLREEVAGILKKNGICVCGTILSDNKKTEIYAVGKCAGNDAVEEQQKMEPEKFKTLSIKQLTAVCKEADVVLIEADGAAHKAAKAPEAWEPAVYAQSNKVVIVMGLHAVGGSVDEVCHRPECVKEALDCDGAHLLTRTDLDVLMAVYEKKIGQQFPGMETERRYFIKSS; encoded by the coding sequence ATGTCTTATATCATATCCTACGTCGGAGCCGGCGGAAAGACCAGCAGCATTTATCAGGATGCTGCAGCGTTTGTAAACGAGGGGAAAAAAGTCATGATCACAACTACAACGCATATGTATGTGCCAAAAGACCGGGTGTTCATTGATGGCAGGGAGAAAAGTTGTGAGAAGCTGCGAGAGGAAGTAGCCGGGATTTTGAAAAAAAACGGGATCTGTGTGTGTGGCACAATTTTAAGTGATAATAAAAAAACAGAGATTTATGCGGTTGGAAAATGTGCCGGAAACGATGCTGTTGAAGAACAGCAGAAGATGGAACCGGAGAAGTTTAAAACTTTAAGCATTAAACAGCTTACAGCAGTATGCAAAGAGGCAGATGTTGTCCTGATCGAGGCGGACGGCGCTGCACATAAGGCGGCAAAAGCGCCGGAAGCATGGGAGCCGGCGGTGTATGCACAGAGCAATAAAGTTGTGATCGTCATGGGACTTCACGCAGTCGGAGGAAGTGTGGATGAAGTGTGCCACAGACCAGAGTGCGTAAAGGAAGCATTAGACTGCGACGGAGCGCATCTTTTGACGCGTACGGATTTGGATGTACTGATGGCGGTCTATGAAAAAAAGATCGGACAGCAGTTTCCGGGGATGGAGACGGAGCGGAGATATTTTATAAAAAGTTCTTGA
- a CDS encoding anthranilate synthase component II, which produces MILLIDNYDSFTFNLYQYIGTFTQDIKVVRNDKITIGEIRELHPDKIVLSPGPKSPKEAGICMDVVKEFYREIPILGICLGHQCIGEAFGGTVTYAKALFHGKQSEITHTGTGIFAGITSPVKVARYHSLAVQMDDLPECLTVMAQTKDGEIMAMQHKEYPVIGLQFHPESIYTEHGKRMVENFINGIN; this is translated from the coding sequence ATGATATTGCTGATCGATAACTACGATTCATTTACATTTAATCTGTACCAATATATTGGAACTTTTACGCAGGATATAAAGGTTGTCCGCAATGATAAGATTACGATCGGGGAGATAAGAGAGTTACATCCGGATAAAATTGTTCTTTCCCCAGGACCGAAAAGTCCGAAGGAAGCAGGAATCTGTATGGATGTGGTAAAGGAATTTTACAGAGAGATTCCAATCCTTGGCATCTGCCTTGGACATCAGTGTATCGGTGAGGCATTTGGGGGAACCGTGACATACGCAAAAGCATTGTTCCATGGAAAACAGTCAGAGATCACACATACCGGAACCGGAATTTTCGCAGGAATTACCTCACCGGTCAAGGTGGCAAGATATCACTCGCTGGCAGTGCAGATGGATGATCTGCCGGAATGTCTGACGGTTATGGCACAGACCAAAGACGGAGAGATCATGGCAATGCAGCATAAAGAATATCCGGTGATCGGTTTACAGTTTCATCCGGAATCTATCTATACAGAACATGGAAAACGAATGGTGGAAAATTTTATCAATGGAATCAATTAG
- a CDS encoding glycoside-pentoside-hexuronide (GPH):cation symporter has translation MKLTGKEKVSYGLGAVGKDMVYMFSASYVLYYYQDILGVSAIAMGIILMAARVFDAFNDPIMGVVVAKTRTKWGKFRPWLFIGTLTNAVILYLMFAAPPKLDGNGLVAYAAVTYILWGVTYTMMDIPYWSMIPAFTEGGKEREGLSTLARSCAGVGSAIVTIITMKCVYMLGQGNERVGFKWFALVVAILFFVFILITCLNIKEKSTVDVEAPSVGQMFRSLLQNDQAMTVVVTIVLINCSIYITSNLVIYFFKYDFGGDSWYNAYTLFNTFGGAMQILAMMLFFPILRKFLGTIQVFYTSFVMAILGYAVLLILMFVNMSNLYLLFVPAFFIFSANGMLSVLTTVFLANTVDYGEWKNHRRDESVIFSMQTFVVKLASGVAALVASICLTVCNLSQNTDGAAVAAAGSSVAGLRLTMTVFPIAGLLVAVFYFRKKYILSEQKVEEIAKEIKEMKKA, from the coding sequence ATGAAATTAACAGGAAAAGAGAAAGTCTCATACGGACTTGGGGCGGTCGGAAAAGATATGGTTTATATGTTTTCGGCAAGTTATGTTTTATATTATTATCAGGATATTTTAGGAGTCAGCGCGATCGCAATGGGAATCATTCTGATGGCGGCGCGTGTGTTTGATGCATTTAACGATCCGATCATGGGTGTGGTCGTTGCAAAGACGCGCACAAAATGGGGCAAATTCCGCCCGTGGCTGTTTATCGGGACACTGACAAATGCAGTGATTTTGTATCTGATGTTTGCGGCACCGCCAAAACTCGACGGAAACGGACTGGTGGCATATGCGGCAGTGACTTACATTTTGTGGGGTGTTACCTATACCATGATGGATATCCCATACTGGTCGATGATCCCGGCTTTTACGGAGGGCGGAAAAGAGAGAGAAGGACTTTCCACACTCGCGCGCTCCTGCGCCGGAGTCGGTTCTGCGATCGTGACGATCATCACAATGAAATGTGTCTATATGTTAGGGCAGGGAAATGAGCGAGTCGGTTTCAAATGGTTTGCGCTGGTGGTTGCAATTCTGTTTTTTGTATTTATTTTAATCACCTGTTTAAATATCAAAGAAAAATCTACCGTGGATGTGGAGGCACCTTCGGTTGGACAGATGTTCCGTTCCCTGTTACAGAACGATCAGGCGATGACGGTCGTTGTGACAATCGTTTTGATCAACTGCTCGATTTACATTACATCCAATCTCGTCATTTACTTTTTCAAGTATGACTTTGGCGGTGATAGCTGGTACAATGCCTATACCTTATTTAATACGTTTGGTGGAGCAATGCAGATTCTTGCCATGATGCTGTTTTTCCCGATCCTGCGCAAATTTCTGGGAACGATCCAGGTGTTTTATACCAGTTTTGTGATGGCGATTTTAGGATATGCGGTTCTTCTGATTTTAATGTTTGTCAATATGTCAAACCTGTATCTGCTGTTTGTTCCTGCATTTTTTATCTTTTCAGCAAATGGAATGTTATCCGTTCTCACAACGGTATTCCTTGCGAATACGGTCGATTACGGAGAGTGGAAGAATCACAGAAGGGATGAGAGCGTGATCTTTTCCATGCAGACTTTCGTTGTAAAACTTGCTTCCGGTGTGGCTGCGCTTGTGGCATCGATCTGCCTGACCGTCTGCAATTTAAGCCAGAATACGGACGGGGCAGCAGTTGCGGCAGCGGGAAGTTCGGTCGCAGGACTGCGCCTGACCATGACAGTATTCCCGATCGCAGGACTGCTTGTTGCGGTATTTTATTTCCGCAAAAAATATATTTTAAGTGAGCAGAAAGTGGAAGAAATCGCAAAAGAGATCAAGGAGATGAAAAAAGCATGA
- the trpB gene encoding tryptophan synthase subunit beta, translating into MNQKAYYGEFGGQYVAESLMNTLEELDKAFEEAIHDPEFMEQYHYYLKQYVGRETPLYFAERLSEKYGTKIYLKREDLNHTGAHKINNVIGQILLAKRMGKKKVIAETGAGQHGVATATGAALFDMECTVYMGEEDIRRQALNVMRMEMLGAKVVSVRSGSNTLKDATNEAIRTWAKTAEDTFYIIGSAVGPYPYPKMVREFQSVISREAKKQFLEVEHRLPAAVMACVGGGSNSIGMFADFIEEPSVKLIGVEAAGKGIETGEHASAMALGEPGVLHGMRSYLLQDEDGNVKLAHSISAGLDYPGVGPEHAYLRDSGRATYVSVTDTEAMDALMELCKLEGIIPAIESAHAVAYASKYAKELTEKLGAAEAKDKTMIICLSGRGDKDVNTIADYLAGKGYLN; encoded by the coding sequence ATGAACCAGAAAGCATATTACGGAGAATTTGGAGGACAGTATGTAGCGGAATCTCTGATGAATACATTAGAGGAATTAGACAAAGCATTTGAGGAGGCAATCCATGATCCGGAATTTATGGAGCAGTACCATTACTATTTAAAACAGTATGTGGGACGCGAGACACCTCTTTACTTTGCGGAACGTCTCAGTGAAAAGTATGGCACAAAGATTTATTTAAAACGTGAGGATTTAAACCATACCGGAGCACATAAGATCAATAATGTAATTGGTCAGATCCTCCTTGCAAAGCGTATGGGAAAAAAGAAAGTTATTGCGGAGACCGGTGCCGGACAGCACGGCGTGGCAACTGCGACAGGTGCAGCTTTGTTTGATATGGAATGTACCGTTTACATGGGCGAGGAAGATATCAGGCGACAGGCACTGAATGTTATGAGAATGGAGATGTTAGGGGCAAAAGTCGTAAGTGTCCGTTCCGGCAGTAATACATTAAAGGATGCCACCAACGAGGCAATCCGTACCTGGGCAAAGACAGCGGAGGATACCTTTTATATCATAGGTTCTGCGGTAGGTCCATATCCTTATCCAAAGATGGTCAGGGAATTTCAGAGCGTGATCAGCAGAGAAGCAAAAAAACAGTTCTTAGAAGTGGAACACAGGCTGCCGGCTGCCGTGATGGCATGCGTGGGCGGCGGCTCGAACTCCATTGGAATGTTTGCAGATTTTATAGAGGAACCTTCGGTAAAACTGATCGGCGTTGAGGCGGCCGGAAAGGGAATCGAGACAGGTGAGCATGCGTCGGCGATGGCACTTGGTGAGCCGGGAGTCTTACATGGCATGCGTTCCTATCTGCTGCAGGATGAAGATGGAAATGTAAAACTGGCACACTCTATTTCCGCAGGACTGGATTATCCGGGGGTCGGACCGGAGCACGCCTATCTCAGAGACAGCGGAAGAGCCACATATGTTTCCGTGACCGATACAGAGGCAATGGATGCGCTGATGGAACTCTGTAAATTAGAAGGAATCATTCCTGCGATTGAGAGTGCACATGCAGTAGCTTATGCGAGCAAATATGCGAAAGAACTTACCGAAAAACTTGGTGCAGCGGAAGCAAAGGATAAGACAATGATCATCTGTCTGTCAGGACGTGGAGATAAGGATGTCAATACGATTGCGGATTATCTGGCAGGAAAAGGCTACCTGAACTGA
- the trpC gene encoding indole-3-glycerol phosphate synthase TrpC: MILDVIVEDKKKRLPEHKKNISEIKMRELAEKYEGKKHGFYQALSKSGISIIGEFKNASPSLGKIKSKINLLDRIDEYNESVDAISCLTEEDHFDGNVDYLKKIRTITELPILRKDFMIDPYQFYEAKAIGADAVLLIAAILDDAQMKDFYQLSKELELDALVEVHDEKELERAMKIDADIIGVNNRNLKDFTISLDTTVQLSKLVPEDKVLVAESGILQDADVELLKECGVDAFLIGRALMEAEHPKEVAKRWKA, from the coding sequence ATGATACTCGATGTCATTGTAGAGGATAAAAAGAAGCGTCTGCCGGAACATAAAAAGAATATCAGTGAAATAAAAATGCGTGAACTGGCAGAGAAGTATGAAGGCAAAAAACACGGTTTTTATCAGGCATTAAGTAAAAGTGGTATTTCCATTATCGGAGAATTTAAAAATGCTTCCCCAAGTCTTGGGAAAATTAAAAGTAAAATAAATTTATTGGACAGAATTGATGAATACAACGAATCGGTAGACGCAATTTCCTGCCTGACCGAGGAAGATCATTTTGATGGAAATGTGGACTATCTGAAAAAGATAAGGACGATCACGGAGCTCCCAATCTTAAGAAAAGATTTTATGATCGATCCCTACCAGTTTTATGAGGCAAAGGCGATTGGGGCAGATGCAGTACTTTTGATCGCAGCAATTTTAGATGATGCACAGATGAAAGATTTTTATCAGTTATCGAAAGAATTAGAGCTGGATGCACTGGTGGAAGTACACGATGAGAAAGAACTGGAGCGGGCAATGAAGATCGATGCAGATATCATTGGAGTCAACAACCGCAACCTCAAAGATTTTACAATCAGTCTCGATACGACGGTACAGCTTTCGAAACTGGTACCAGAAGACAAAGTTTTGGTTGCGGAGAGTGGTATCTTACAGGATGCGGATGTGGAACTTTTAAAGGAATGTGGTGTGGATGCATTCCTGATCGGCAGGGCACTGATGGAAGCGGAGCATCCGAAGGAGGTTGCAAAGAGGTGGAAAGCATAA